A genomic stretch from Candidatus Campbellbacteria bacterium includes:
- a CDS encoding ParB/RepB/Spo0J family partition protein: protein MMVPEEKNAIYWIEVDKIVPNPYQPRTEFNDEKINILSESIRQYGVLQPIVVTKKEVPREDGGFDVSYELIAGERRLRASKLAGLNNIPAIIRMGSHTEKLKLELAIVENLQREDLSPVDRAKAFRQLAEEFGLTHNAIAERVGKSREYISNSLRLLLLPEDMLNAMMANDINEGHARPLLMLQGRGIEQQHLFQEIMKKKLTVRVAEKLARRILSPTQNMARRGVSLDIQNYERRLTDMLGTRVHIETADGSDGKIMIDFFSRDDLDEIAHKLSTETLTTQENEEPEGSEGGNENNNENENENKSENENREEKKGSDDEDLYSIKNFSI, encoded by the coding sequence ATGATGGTTCCAGAAGAAAAAAACGCGATATATTGGATTGAGGTTGATAAGATAGTTCCTAATCCTTATCAACCGAGAACTGAATTTAATGACGAGAAAATCAACATTCTTTCAGAGTCCATAAGGCAGTATGGTGTTTTGCAACCTATAGTTGTGACTAAAAAAGAAGTGCCAAGAGAGGACGGTGGCTTTGATGTTTCTTATGAGTTGATCGCAGGTGAGAGAAGGTTGAGGGCGTCAAAATTGGCTGGTCTTAACAACATCCCTGCGATAATAAGGATGGGTTCTCATACTGAGAAATTAAAACTTGAATTGGCGATAGTAGAAAATTTACAGAGAGAGGATCTTTCACCGGTTGATAGGGCGAAGGCATTTAGACAACTTGCGGAGGAGTTTGGCTTAACGCACAACGCGATTGCGGAGAGAGTGGGTAAGAGCAGGGAATACATTTCAAACAGCTTGAGATTGCTTTTGTTGCCAGAGGATATGCTAAACGCAATGATGGCAAATGATATAAATGAAGGTCATGCACGGCCTTTGCTTATGTTGCAGGGAAGGGGAATTGAACAGCAACATCTTTTCCAAGAAATAATGAAAAAGAAGTTGACGGTGCGAGTGGCGGAGAAGTTGGCGCGAAGAATTTTAAGTCCAACACAAAACATGGCAAGAAGGGGTGTGTCACTTGATATACAAAACTATGAGAGAAGGCTTACAGATATGCTTGGGACAAGGGTTCACATTGAGACGGCAGATGGCAGTGACGGAAAGATAATGATTGACTTTTTCTCACGGGATGATTTGGATGAGATAGCGCACAAACTCTCGACAGAAACCCTTACAACACAAGAAAATGAAGAGCCAGAGGGTTCAGAGGGCGGCAATGAAAATAACAATGAAAATGAAAATGAAAATAAAAGTGAAAATGAAAACAGGGAAGAGAAGAAGGGGTCTGATGATGAGGATTTGTATTCAATAAAAAATTTCTCTATTTAA
- a CDS encoding HD domain-containing protein, with protein sequence MEQNISTTKNDGIEELKKDIHYLKDEEIDFIHKAYEFSKKFHKGQKRKSGEEYITHPIAASRILASLNMDCITIAACLLHDTLEDTEATEEDIKENFGKDILFLVKGVSNLGGVKYRGLKRHISSLQKLFVATSMDIRVIIIKLCDRLHNMRTLQHLPEEKRKRIAEETKYVYIPVADRLGIQVIKSELEDLAFLHLKPNEHKNIQDIIRKRTSTLNTISSLESSDGIYSSEVLNIEEKGVKYLQDILKTLKKQLVKKGVEATDFRTEWRIKSNYSLYKKLQKKGGDIHNIKDILALRVIVKTIEDCYKVLGIVHSIWTPIPNSIKDYIATPKPNGYKSLHTVILTHGKLFEFQIRTEEMDLISKFGIASHFSYKEKALGTIGQNISFDFIRTLLSKKKVPIKVNSNISTPIWLKKMSSIFDEEDEKVEKKEDPFLDFLNERIFIYTPKNEVIDMPHYSTPLDFAYALHTDIGNHAIGAIVNGKMSSLKTQLGNGDIVRIITKKTPTVNEKWLYMVKTNAAKRIIRASLRKLNLSKLN encoded by the coding sequence ATGGAACAAAACATATCAACAACTAAAAATGACGGAATTGAGGAATTAAAAAAAGATATTCATTATCTGAAAGACGAGGAAATAGATTTTATTCACAAAGCATACGAATTCTCTAAAAAGTTTCACAAAGGGCAAAAAAGAAAATCTGGAGAAGAATATATAACACATCCGATAGCGGCATCAAGAATACTTGCGTCACTAAACATGGACTGCATCACAATCGCCGCTTGCCTTCTGCACGACACGCTTGAAGACACAGAAGCAACAGAAGAAGACATCAAAGAAAATTTTGGTAAAGATATATTGTTCCTTGTGAAAGGCGTCTCAAATCTTGGGGGCGTGAAATATCGCGGATTGAAAAGACACATATCAAGTCTGCAGAAACTTTTTGTCGCAACCTCAATGGACATCCGCGTGATAATAATCAAGCTGTGTGACCGATTGCACAATATGAGAACCCTTCAACATCTCCCAGAAGAAAAAAGAAAGCGCATAGCGGAGGAGACAAAATATGTGTATATCCCAGTGGCAGACAGGCTCGGAATACAGGTTATAAAATCAGAACTTGAAGATCTGGCATTTTTACACCTCAAACCAAACGAACATAAAAATATACAGGACATAATAAGGAAAAGAACATCCACGCTAAACACGATATCTTCATTGGAATCAAGTGACGGGATTTACTCAAGCGAAGTGCTAAACATAGAAGAAAAAGGGGTGAAATATCTGCAAGACATATTAAAGACATTAAAAAAACAACTTGTTAAAAAAGGGGTTGAGGCAACAGATTTCAGAACTGAGTGGCGCATAAAAAGTAATTACAGCCTTTACAAAAAATTGCAGAAGAAAGGTGGCGATATACACAACATAAAAGACATACTCGCGCTTAGGGTGATAGTCAAGACAATAGAAGATTGTTACAAAGTGCTGGGTATAGTTCACTCCATATGGACTCCCATCCCCAACTCAATAAAAGACTACATCGCCACCCCAAAACCAAATGGTTATAAAAGCCTTCACACCGTGATATTAACACACGGAAAATTGTTTGAGTTTCAGATAAGAACTGAGGAGATGGATTTAATATCTAAATTCGGAATAGCATCTCATTTCTCATACAAAGAAAAAGCACTGGGGACCATAGGTCAAAACATATCTTTTGATTTCATAAGGACACTTCTTTCAAAAAAGAAAGTTCCCATAAAAGTGAACAGTAATATATCTACTCCGATATGGCTAAAAAAAATGTCCTCCATATTTGATGAAGAGGATGAAAAAGTTGAGAAAAAGGAAGATCCATTTCTTGATTTTCTTAATGAAAGAATCTTTATATACACGCCTAAAAATGAAGTTATTGACATGCCACATTACTCAACACCGCTTGATTTTGCTTATGCACTACACACAGACATAGGAAACCACGCGATAGGTGCAATAGTAAATGGAAAAATGTCATCACTAAAAACACAATTAGGAAACGGTGACATTGTGAGGATAATAACAAAAAAGACACCCACTGTTAATGAAAAATGGCTGTATATGGTGAAAACAAACGCAGCAAAAAGGATAATAAGAGCATCCCTCAGAAAATTAAATTTATCAAAGTTGAATTAA
- the topA gene encoding type I DNA topoisomerase encodes MKLVIVESPAKAKTIQKYLGDPYQVEASVGHIRDLPKSEKGAIDIDAGYVPHYTIPEEKKEVIERLSKLNKKATEVFFATDPDREGEAIAWHIKEVIKPKKSKRIVFHEITKEAIDDAIQNPRDIDINLRKAQEARRVLDRLFGYGLSKLVWKKVRYGLSAGRVQSPALRIIMEKEKEIRAFKPVEYWTIEADLKTKKGKKFKTVCKKEPKEKKEMEKILEMAKTGSWSVRDVEMKEAKRNPRPPFMTSTLQQAANTRLSFSSAKTMRAAQKLYEGGHITYMRTDSINLSKLAHEQIKKAITKQFGADKYSQTVYKTKSKVAQEAHEAIRPTNPSKISVGKTEDEKLLYKLILARTLASQMIPFTVMRTRVMCGTEDKAMPHFVINGSKTIEDGWTLADKEGRGDDVEIVGFEKGQDLIFDSIKSERKETSPPPRYSEAGLVKELNARDIGRPSTYVAIIRTLLQRGYVEKENKALVPTVTGELVNDFVNSHFGEYTSDSFTAHMEDALDKIALGRQEYIKLLNEFYKPFMKSLENKENIDKVTVLGDAPDEFKCPECGENMVKRLGRNGVFLSCSRFPDCKGLLSEDGKAPKKPEPTGEECPKCKKGGLIKREGRYGEFIGCENYPKCKFIKPDEDALEKAKTGVACVECGDGDIIERKGRFGPFFGCSNYPDCSFTMRAKPTGKKCKLCKKLMMEGTKTIPERCSDKQCENHNPHKIK; translated from the coding sequence ATGAAACTTGTTATCGTAGAATCACCTGCAAAGGCAAAAACCATACAAAAATATCTTGGCGATCCGTATCAGGTGGAGGCAAGCGTAGGACACATACGCGACTTACCAAAAAGTGAGAAGGGTGCTATTGATATTGATGCTGGGTATGTCCCCCACTACACAATTCCCGAAGAGAAAAAAGAAGTTATAGAAAGACTAAGCAAGTTAAATAAAAAAGCAACTGAAGTATTTTTTGCGACTGACCCCGACAGAGAGGGAGAGGCAATCGCGTGGCATATAAAAGAAGTTATAAAACCAAAAAAATCAAAAAGGATTGTGTTTCACGAGATAACAAAAGAAGCGATTGATGATGCGATACAAAACCCGCGAGACATAGATATAAATTTAAGAAAGGCGCAGGAGGCGAGACGAGTGCTTGATAGGTTGTTTGGTTATGGGCTTAGCAAACTGGTATGGAAAAAAGTAAGATACGGGCTCTCTGCTGGGCGCGTTCAGTCCCCTGCTTTAAGGATAATAATGGAAAAAGAAAAGGAAATCAGAGCATTCAAACCAGTTGAGTACTGGACGATAGAGGCGGACCTGAAAACAAAGAAAGGAAAGAAGTTTAAAACCGTATGTAAAAAAGAGCCAAAAGAAAAAAAGGAGATGGAGAAAATTTTAGAGATGGCGAAAACTGGCAGTTGGTCTGTCAGGGATGTAGAAATGAAAGAAGCAAAGAGAAACCCTCGCCCACCGTTTATGACCTCTACACTACAACAGGCAGCGAACACGAGGTTGTCATTTTCTTCGGCAAAAACCATGCGTGCCGCACAAAAACTTTATGAAGGGGGTCATATAACATACATGAGGACGGACAGCATCAACTTGTCTAAACTTGCCCACGAGCAAATCAAAAAAGCGATAACAAAACAATTTGGAGCAGATAAATATTCACAGACAGTATACAAAACAAAAAGCAAGGTGGCGCAGGAAGCACATGAGGCCATCCGACCAACCAACCCATCAAAAATATCTGTAGGAAAAACTGAAGATGAAAAATTGCTGTATAAACTTATCCTTGCAAGAACGCTTGCGTCACAGATGATACCCTTTACTGTTATGAGAACAAGAGTGATGTGTGGAACTGAGGACAAGGCGATGCCCCACTTTGTTATTAACGGAAGTAAAACGATAGAGGACGGATGGACGCTCGCGGACAAAGAAGGAAGAGGTGATGATGTAGAAATTGTTGGCTTTGAAAAAGGACAGGATTTGATCTTTGATAGTATTAAGAGTGAGAGGAAAGAAACAAGCCCTCCCCCAAGGTATTCAGAGGCAGGGCTGGTGAAAGAACTCAATGCACGGGATATAGGAAGACCATCCACCTATGTCGCGATAATAAGGACGCTGCTTCAGAGGGGTTATGTGGAGAAGGAGAACAAAGCGCTTGTTCCGACAGTTACAGGAGAGTTGGTTAATGATTTCGTTAATTCTCATTTTGGAGAATACACAAGCGACTCATTTACCGCGCACATGGAAGACGCGCTTGATAAGATAGCTCTTGGAAGGCAAGAATATATCAAATTATTAAACGAATTTTACAAACCATTTATGAAATCATTAGAAAACAAAGAAAATATTGACAAAGTGACAGTCCTTGGCGATGCGCCTGACGAGTTCAAGTGTCCAGAGTGTGGCGAAAATATGGTAAAAAGGCTCGGCAGAAATGGCGTGTTTTTGAGTTGCTCAAGGTTTCCGGACTGCAAGGGTCTTCTTTCTGAAGACGGAAAAGCGCCGAAAAAACCAGAGCCAACCGGAGAGGAATGTCCGAAGTGTAAAAAAGGTGGTTTGATAAAAAGAGAAGGAAGATATGGCGAGTTTATAGGTTGCGAGAATTACCCAAAGTGTAAATTTATAAAGCCAGACGAAGACGCGCTTGAGAAAGCGAAAACGGGTGTGGCTTGTGTGGAATGCGGTGATGGGGATATAATAGAGAGGAAAGGAAGATTTGGTCCATTTTTCGGTTGCTCAAATTACCCTGACTGCTCTTTTACTATGAGGGCAAAACCAACCGGAAAAAAATGCAAGCTGTGTAAAAAACTTATGATGGAAGGGACGAAGACAATTCCCGAAAGATGTAGCGACAAGCAATGTGAGAATCATAACCCACACAAAATTAAATAA
- a CDS encoding DNA topoisomerase subunit B has protein sequence MAENKKKQDQDYGAKDITVLKGLEAVRRRPGMYIGTTGDAGLHQLVTEVVDNGRDEAMGGFADRIEVVLLPDSTVRVSDNGRGIPVDIHSDTKVSALETIMTTLHAGGKFGGKSYTVSGGLHGVGVSVVNALSIETEAIVYRDGGIYQQKYKRGERIAKVKKIGTTKLNGTVITFKPDFEIIETKEFNKDTITTYLRQQAYLVSNLRVTLIDLRESGSLLKKTSTEDLFWEEFKFEVPTETYFFEGGIKSMVRFYNKQHRIVHENIFHTSAKQGDQEVEIAFQYVDDIQSKILTFANNIHTPEGGTHLTGFKSALTRVMNSYAKENKIFKSAEGSFTSEDVYEGLTAVISVKLPEVQFEGQTKAKLGSTEVRKVVETLFAKSLSEFLEEYPTEAKSITKKLLLAYDARRAAKSAKDSVLRKGALEGFTLPGKLSDCHTRNPDEAELFIVEGQSAGGSAKLGRDRRTQAILPLKGKILNVEKTRLDRMLASDEIKSLVISLGTAIESSFDSSKLRYGKIIIATDADVDGAHIRALLLTLFYRHFKELIENGNVYIAQPPLFKIQQGKTKVYAFSDEERDKVIAKLEKKGNVSVQRYKGLGEMDYSELWETTMNPENRVLLKVKIANDDEANVVFETLMGTEVGPRRLFIQSNAKYATLDI, from the coding sequence ATGGCAGAAAATAAAAAGAAACAGGACCAGGATTATGGTGCAAAAGATATAACAGTTCTCAAGGGTCTTGAGGCAGTAAGAAGACGACCGGGAATGTATATAGGAACAACGGGAGATGCAGGCTTGCATCAGCTTGTTACTGAAGTTGTTGATAACGGTCGCGATGAAGCGATGGGAGGTTTTGCAGATCGCATTGAAGTTGTTCTTTTACCAGACAGCACCGTAAGAGTTTCTGACAACGGAAGGGGAATACCAGTTGACATACACTCTGACACAAAAGTTTCTGCACTTGAAACAATAATGACAACCCTACATGCAGGAGGAAAGTTTGGCGGAAAGAGTTACACAGTGTCGGGAGGATTGCACGGCGTCGGTGTGTCTGTCGTGAACGCACTTTCAATAGAAACAGAAGCGATTGTTTATCGTGATGGGGGAATATATCAGCAAAAATATAAAAGAGGTGAGAGAATTGCAAAAGTAAAAAAAATTGGAACAACAAAATTAAACGGCACGGTGATAACCTTCAAACCCGATTTTGAAATAATTGAAACAAAAGAATTTAACAAAGACACCATAACCACATATTTAAGACAGCAAGCATATCTGGTGAGCAACTTGAGAGTAACACTCATTGATTTAAGAGAGTCAGGTTCTCTACTGAAAAAAACAAGTACTGAAGATTTGTTTTGGGAGGAGTTTAAGTTTGAAGTTCCAACCGAAACATATTTCTTTGAAGGTGGCATCAAGTCTATGGTTCGCTTTTACAACAAGCAGCATAGAATCGTGCATGAGAACATATTTCACACTTCCGCGAAACAGGGAGATCAAGAGGTTGAAATCGCCTTTCAATATGTGGATGACATACAGTCAAAAATCCTCACCTTCGCAAACAACATCCACACCCCAGAGGGCGGAACACATCTCACCGGTTTCAAGTCCGCTTTGACCCGCGTTATGAACTCTTACGCCAAAGAAAACAAGATATTCAAGTCGGCAGAGGGCAGTTTTACGAGTGAGGATGTATATGAGGGCTTGACAGCAGTCATCTCGGTAAAACTCCCAGAGGTTCAATTTGAAGGGCAAACAAAGGCAAAATTGGGTAGCACAGAGGTCAGAAAAGTGGTTGAAACCCTGTTTGCCAAGTCCCTCTCTGAATTTCTTGAAGAATATCCAACTGAGGCAAAATCCATCACGAAAAAACTTCTCTTAGCATATGATGCGAGAAGGGCAGCGAAGTCCGCAAAAGACAGCGTCCTCAGAAAAGGGGCATTAGAAGGTTTCACACTCCCTGGAAAACTTTCTGATTGTCATACAAGAAACCCAGACGAAGCAGAGTTGTTTATAGTGGAGGGGCAGTCGGCAGGTGGAAGCGCAAAGTTGGGAAGGGACAGAAGAACCCAAGCCATCTTACCCCTAAAAGGAAAAATTTTGAATGTAGAAAAAACCCGTTTGGATCGCATGTTAGCATCAGACGAAATAAAATCGCTTGTTATATCTCTTGGAACCGCCATTGAGAGTTCATTTGATTCCTCAAAACTTAGATATGGAAAAATAATAATCGCGACAGATGCAGATGTTGATGGCGCACACATAAGAGCCCTACTCCTCACCCTTTTTTACAGACACTTTAAAGAATTGATAGAAAATGGAAATGTATATATCGCACAACCTCCTTTGTTTAAGATACAGCAGGGAAAAACAAAAGTATATGCCTTCTCTGATGAAGAGCGAGATAAAGTTATAGCAAAATTAGAAAAGAAAGGAAATGTGTCCGTGCAGAGATACAAGGGTCTTGGAGAGATGGATTACTCAGAGTTGTGGGAAACAACGATGAACCCTGAAAATCGCGTCTTGCTAAAAGTAAAAATAGCAAATGACGATGAAGCAAATGTTGTATTTGAAACCCTTATGGGAACCGAAGTAGGACCAAGACGGCTTTTCATCCAGTCAAACGCAAAATATGCTACATTAGACATATAA
- the thrS gene encoding threonine--tRNA ligase, with translation MSKDIERIKRNLISILEKTLRSLYEDADFVGGGTDEDGFYYDIELKKGESISEKDLAGINKKMKDGIDCVGMGWSFTSDCFDLVRVAAAHRNPTDDKPTLTRIYGYAQETMEELNKFKAMMEEGKKRDHRKIGTKLDLFAFSDLIGPGLPLFTPKGTAIRDALIKELNKITDKFGYKRVCIPHLAKAKLYEKSGHTDKFAEDLFFIKDKKHGDMVIKPMNCPHHCQIYNSSPKSYRDLPVRYSEITSVYRNEQPGELLGLSRVLSITQDDGHIFCTKDQIKEEAERCVLMIKEFYERLGMFSIESCNMTVSVRDMNHKEKYLGDDRIWDESEDILMGVAQKAGLGEPKKIEGEAAFYGPKIDFIFKDVLGRNQQLSTIQLDFNIPKRLDVFYTDNEGKKQHPILIHRAITGSLERFIAILIENFEGNFPFWLSPVQVVVISVSEKQVARVNEVADELKSAGIRAETDNSDNKLGKKIYKAKDENVPYYIIIGDKEMESGDLTIESREGEKQTLGLKECVEKLKEVYYSKR, from the coding sequence ATGAGTAAAGATATTGAAAGAATAAAAAGAAATCTTATATCAATCCTTGAGAAAACGCTGAGGTCGTTATATGAGGATGCAGATTTTGTTGGTGGTGGAACTGATGAGGATGGTTTTTATTATGATATTGAGTTGAAGAAAGGTGAATCTATTTCTGAAAAAGATCTTGCTGGCATAAATAAAAAAATGAAGGATGGTATTGATTGTGTTGGTATGGGTTGGTCGTTTACATCAGATTGTTTTGATCTTGTCCGTGTCGCAGCGGCTCATAGAAACCCGACTGATGACAAGCCGACATTAACAAGGATATATGGGTATGCGCAAGAGACAATGGAAGAACTTAATAAGTTTAAGGCAATGATGGAGGAGGGCAAAAAAAGAGACCACAGGAAAATTGGCACTAAGTTGGACTTGTTCGCTTTTTCAGATTTGATAGGACCAGGTCTTCCCCTCTTTACACCTAAAGGAACAGCGATAAGGGACGCTTTGATAAAAGAGTTGAACAAGATAACGGATAAATTTGGTTATAAAAGGGTGTGTATCCCCCACCTTGCAAAAGCGAAGTTGTATGAGAAATCAGGTCATACTGATAAATTTGCAGAAGATCTTTTTTTCATAAAAGATAAGAAGCATGGCGATATGGTGATCAAGCCAATGAATTGCCCTCATCACTGCCAGATTTATAATTCTTCACCCAAAAGTTATAGGGATCTTCCTGTAAGGTATTCTGAGATAACTTCTGTATATAGGAACGAACAGCCAGGTGAGTTGTTGGGTCTTTCAAGGGTTTTGAGCATAACACAAGATGACGGACACATTTTCTGCACTAAAGATCAGATAAAAGAGGAGGCGGAGAGGTGTGTTCTTATGATTAAAGAATTTTATGAGCGACTTGGTATGTTCAGCATAGAGAGTTGTAATATGACTGTTTCTGTCCGCGATATGAATCACAAAGAGAAATATCTTGGGGATGATAGGATTTGGGATGAGTCGGAAGATATTTTGATGGGCGTGGCGCAAAAAGCGGGTCTCGGTGAGCCTAAAAAAATAGAAGGTGAAGCGGCGTTTTACGGACCAAAGATAGATTTTATTTTCAAAGATGTTCTTGGAAGAAACCAACAACTCTCAACGATACAGCTTGATTTCAACATACCAAAGCGATTGGATGTTTTCTATACAGACAATGAGGGAAAGAAACAACATCCTATATTAATTCATCGTGCAATAACTGGTTCGCTGGAAAGGTTTATCGCAATTCTTATTGAAAATTTTGAAGGCAACTTCCCTTTTTGGCTCTCACCTGTTCAGGTCGTGGTTATCTCTGTGTCTGAAAAACAGGTGGCAAGAGTAAATGAGGTGGCAGATGAGTTAAAGAGTGCGGGGATAAGAGCAGAAACCGACAACAGCGACAATAAACTTGGAAAGAAGATATACAAAGCTAAAGATGAGAATGTCCCCTATTACATAATAATTGGAGATAAGGAGATGGAGAGTGGCGATTTAACTATTGAATCTCGCGAGGGAGAGAAGCAGACACTCGGTCTTAAAGAGTGTGTGGAGAAATTAAAGGAGGTATACTACTCCAAAAGATAA